Genomic window (Candidatus Aegiribacteria sp.):
CTTGTTATTGTGCTAACGACAATTGCTATCATGATCATAATTTGATATTTAATAGCAACTTCAGGGCTTGCGCCTCCTAGAATAACTCCTGTCATCATACCAGGAAGAGCTACTATTCCCATTGTTGCCATAGAAGCAAGTGTGGGTTTTAACGCAAGTTGAACACTTTCACGAAAATACGGAAGTAATGCCTCATAATGAGAAGCTCCAAGCGATAAAACATATGAATAGTTTTTTGTATCCTTTTTCAGATTTTTATAAAAAGTAGTAATTCCAACAATATTGCCCCTGAGAGAATTGCCAAGAAGCATTCCACCAAGAACTATCAGGTACCTTGCGTCAAAAACATTAGTAAGCGGGATAACGAAAATGTTCAAGTAAAAAACAACGACAAATGTTGCAAAGGAAAATGATACAAAACTGGGTAGGAAAATCTTGCTGATTTTTACGGAAGAACCTTTTATAGCAGAATATACAGCAACTGTAATCATGATTGTTAACCATAAGATATTGATAAACGCGTTATTCCATAAAAACAGATATTTAAGAAATACTCCAATCAGAATTAGCTGAATGGACATCCTTGCAACAGAATTGAATAGGGATTTAATTAAGTGCAGTCCGAAAACTAGGCTGATTATTACAGGTATAGTCAATAATAGAAATACGAGTCCCAATGAGAATATGGTGATATCTACTGTTTCCATCTTCCCTCCTCCAGGGCAAAAACCTTAACAGAAGGGTTTTCAAGCCATACAGGGTCATGGGAAATTACTAAAGAAGTCCAATCCTTTCTTTTCACAAAATAATCTGCAACCTTTTTCTTGAGATGCTTATCAAGAGATGAAGTAACCTCATCCAGAAAGAATATGTTTCTTTCAAGCAGAACAGAAATTACAACAGCTAAACGCTGCCTTTCGCCACCGGATAAATCTTCGACATTCTTATCGATGAAATCGCCGGTAAGCTCGAAATACCTTAAAAGATCGTCAACCTTATCTTTGCTGAAATCCAAGTGCATATTCGTTTTTAATCTTGAAACAAAACCAAGTAAGTCAATAATATTTCCAGAGCCTATGCTTACGTCTTGATCAATATAGGCGACCTTTTTACGGATATCCCATATGCTCTTTTCATCAACACGCATTCCATCGAAGATAACTTCTCCTTCGCTGGGTTTGACAAATCCTAAAATCATGGAGAAAAGAGAACTCTTCCCTGAACCTGATTTTCCTAATATGACGACTTTATCCCTCTGCTGTATCTCAAAAGAGAGGTTATGAATTACCGTTTT
Coding sequences:
- a CDS encoding ATP-binding cassette domain-containing protein, whose translation is MIKFNNIHLSYNGKTVIHNLSFEIQQRDKVVILGKSGSGKSSLFSMILGFVKPSEGEVIFDGMRVDEKSIWDIRKKVAYIDQDVSIGSGNIIDLLGFVSRLKTNMHLDFSKDKVDDLLRYFELTGDFIDKNVEDLSGGERQRLAVVISVLLERNIFFLDEVTSSLDKHLKKKVADYFVKRKDWTSLVISHDPVWLENPSVKVFALEEGRWKQ
- a CDS encoding ABC transporter permease codes for the protein METVDITIFSLGLVFLLLTIPVIISLVFGLHLIKSLFNSVARMSIQLILIGVFLKYLFLWNNAFINILWLTIMITVAVYSAIKGSSVKISKIFLPSFVSFSFATFVVVFYLNIFVIPLTNVFDARYLIVLGGMLLGNSLRGNIVGITTFYKNLKKDTKNYSYVLSLGASHYEALLPYFRESVQLALKPTLASMATMGIVALPGMMTGVILGGASPEVAIKYQIMIMIAIVVSTITSVVLTILMTTRVCFNRCGSLRQDVFINKNTSKYATK